The genomic segment TCAGAGgaggaattttttaatttttttgttttttacagagacagggtctcactctgttgtccaggctggagggcagtggtgcaatcatagctcattgcagccttaaactcctgggctcaaatgatcctactgcctgccccagcctcctgtgtagctgggactacaggtgcctgccaccatgtctggctgatttttttaatgtgttgtagagatgaggtctcattgtgttaaccaggctggtctcaaacctctggctTCAAGCAGTACACTggcctcggtgtcccaaagtgctggaattacaggtgtaagcaacCTCACCAGGCCACATTTTTAAACAGTAAATTATCAAAGCACCTTCAGATatacattattttccattttatctgattgccttctttgtttaaaagcattccctttttttcATAGCTTTATAGCACCACCTTTTTTGAAATTGTGTTTATCTAAATGAATTACACTATTATTCACTTCTACAATATTAGATATACTATCATTTTTTTCACCTGAGTTGTAAGCTCCATTACTGTAAGCTCCATAAGAATAGGAatgttttaatctgttttttcCACTGCTATATTCTCAACCCTTAGAACAGTGTAGGcactggctgggcgtgatggctcacgcctgtaatcccaacactttgggaggctgagatggaaggatcatttgagtctaggagttcgagaccagcctgagcaacacagtgagaccccgtctttacaaaaaagtgaaaaaattagccagatgtggtggtgcatgcctgtagtctcggctactctggaggctggggtgggaggattacttgagcctaggaagctgaggctgcagtgtgatgcagtgagccatgatcacactactgtactccagcttgggcaacagtaagaccgtctcaaacaaacaacaaaaaaacagaaagaaaagaaatatcaagtAATAGaaggtttgattttttaaaaagctagtttTATGCTCCTGTGATCTGATATTCTCACCAGAAACTCCCATAACaattataagaattaaaaaagaaatcaaagttttttttttttttttgagacggagtttcactcttatcccaggctggagtgcagtggagtgcagaggttcactgcaacctgtgcctcccaggttcaagcgattctcctgccgtggcctcccaaagtagctgggattacaggcgtgagctaccacgcccagccagaaatcAAAGATTCAAATAAATTCCAATTCGCTTCTAACTTTTCCTTACTATTCACCTGTTATCTCTGTTGCCTTCAGAACTAAATTTCTTGAGAGTACAGTGTTAGTTCAGTGTATTCTGGGGACAGGAAGGGGATGTTGGCTGTCCCCCAAGAGGAGATCATAAAGCAATTTGCAGGAGTGGGGTTTGAAGCCACTTGGTTAACATCTTGTGCCCCTGTAAAGGGCAGCTACCCAGATACAAATGGTGGAGAGGCTCCATGCAGGGACCTCCCTTCCCTAGAGCTTAGCCATCACTTGAGGGCACTGGAGGCCCAGAGTGGGGAGCAGCCCCTTCAGGCTCTACCCACTCAGGCCCCACCATCCTGTGTGGTTCCCACATACACCTCAAGATCAAAAGGCCTTGCTAGAGGAGGGAGGGCCCCAAGAGTTCACATTGTCTTTTTATTTGGCCCTTGATTAAATATGAGGTCCGAAGTTAGATTCTCCAAAACTCCACCATCTTGGGCTGTTTTCAAAACATGTCCCATTTGTAATGGGCAAATGCAAAGAGCCGAAGTCAGGCACGTGTAGCCTAGAGCTGTTCAGGTGGCATACTTTTCTGGGGTGGGCCATAAATTGTGTGTAGCCTCAATTTCTGTAACCTCTCctacccccaacacacacacccctaaatGGAAATAAAGAACTGGGAAACTATGGCTGTGTTGGCCCCAAAAgattgttttgttatgttttttgagacaaggtcttgttctgtcacccaggctggagtacaatggcacgatcatggctcactgcagcttcagcctcctgagctcaagtgatcctccttcctcagcctcctgagtagccggaactacaggtgtgcaccaccacacctggctaatattttttttttttttttttttgagaggtagggtctcactctgtcacccagactagagtgcggtggtgcaatcttggctcactcactgcaacctctacctcctaggctcaagcaattctcctgccttggcctcccgagtagttgggaccacaggcatgcaccaccatgcttgggtaatttttatatatttttagaaacaaggtttcaccatgttggccaggctggtctcgaattcctgagctcaaccaatccacccgcctccgcctcccaaagtgctgggattacaggcgtgagccaccgcacctggcctcacctcgcagatttttaaattttttgtagaaatgggatcttgccatgttgcccaggctggtctctaactcttggcctgaagtgatccacccacctccaccgcccaaagcagtgggattacaagtatgagttGTTGCACCTGGCCAGACTTTTAATAAAGTTGAGGAAGAGGCAAGTTGAGGTCTTGTGATTTCCCTTGGTTAGGCTAAGTAGAGAAGAGCTTGAAGTGGTTCAGCAGAGTCCCATCCTAAcgctttcttctctctccatttGAAGTTAAATGAACTGGTGGTGGGAGACACCAGCGGGAAGGTGTCTGTGTATAAAAATGATGACAGTCGGCCATGGCTCACCTGTTCCTGCCAGGGAATGGTCAGTATTCACTTCCCTGGGCCTGGAGGGGGGAAGGGATCCCTTCTGTCCAGGGACAGCCTAGGATGATTCCCACACAGGTGCTCACCCATGTGTCCTGACTCCCCAGCTACTGGGCCCAGCCACTGACTTGCAGCCAATTTGATTCAGGGAGGGACGCCCCCAGCCAGCGCTCGCACCTGTCCTCACACACGCATACATGTGCTGGGGTGTTTTTGTGTGGTGGAGTACTCCTTGACACTTTATGGAAGTTGCCTAAGATGGTCTAATCTTAAAGTATAGTCAAAAATGGGGGCAAAAATTTGAGTAAGTCTAGAAATATGATCGCCTAGCTCGATTAAATATAGggttcctattttattttaagttcagattGTCTTAACCACCTCAGGTCTTCATGTTGCTGTCTGTGTAAACCAAACCTGCAGCACAGTAACTCAGTTAATAAAGATTATCACCATAGTTCCTATGGCACAAGTTTTCAGTGAATGATGGTGATTAGAAAACCCGCCTGCTCCTTGCTCCACAGAGATCAGGGAGTACTGGTCTCCCTTGGCGTCTCCCTGagcctccctttctctcttacAGCTGACTTGCGTTGGGGTTGGAGATGTATGTAATAAAGGAAAGGTAAGAACTACAGGGGACCTTTCTTGATTCCTAGCTCACAGCGGAAATCAGTTGAAGGTTGAAGGCTTCAGCTCTGACCTCTGTGATCTGATTATTGGGCTTGTTTCCAAAACTCCCTCCCCAGTCCGTCTCTCCTATACCTCTGTTTGTCCTAGAACCTGTTGGTGGCAGTGAGTGCTGAAGGCTGGTTTCATTTGTTTGACCTGACACCTGCCAAGGTGTTGGACGCTTCTGGGCACCACGAGACACTAATGGGAGAGGAGCAGCGTCCAGTCTTCAAGCAGCACATCCCAGCCAACACCAAGGTCATGCTGATCAGTGACATCGGTGGGCATGCCTACCTTTCAGGCAGCCAGGAGAGTAGGAGTCAGTGGGTACTAGAACAGACCCCAAGGGATTGGGGTGAGAGGGAGAATCCGTATTCATTTATGCATTGGTTATGTACTGAGCTCCCGTGATAAGCCAGGCATCGCTCAAGGCACTGGAATAGCCGTAGTGAATAAATAGACCAAAATTGCTGCCCTCCTGGGCGTTACtatgaagagacagaaaagaaacaatataggccaggtgtgctggctctcgcctgtaataccaacgctttgggaggctgaggtcagaggatcacttgaggacaggagttccaggctgtagtgagctgtgatcttaccactgcactctagcgtgggaccctgtctctcttaagaaaggaaaagaaaagaaacactataCATTTTGTAAGATAACTAAGTGGTATATTAGAAGGTGGTAAGTGCATGGCTGGATGCGATGgttcatccctataatcccagcactttgggaggctgaggcaggtggatcacttgagttcaggagtttgagaccagcctggccaacacagtgaaactctgtctctactaaaaatgcaaaaactagccaggcctggtggcaggcacctgttatcccagctactcagcaggccgaggcaggagaatcacttgaatctgggaggtggaggtggcagtgacccaggatcatgccactgcactctagcctgggcgacagactccgtctccaaaaaaaaagatagtaagtGCAGCCGAccacgtggctcacacctggaatcccagcactctgagaggctgaggcaggcaggtcccTTAagctcaggcgttcaagaccagcctggcaaacatggtgaaaccccgtctccaatagaaatacaaaaattaggctgggtgcggaggctcacgcctgtaatcccagcagattgggaggccgaggtggccggatcacgaggtcaggagaccaagaccatcctggctaacacagtgaaaccccacctctactaaaaatacaaaaaaaaaaaaaattatcctggcgtggtggcgggcacctgtagtcccagctactcaggaggctgaggcaggagaatggtatgaacccaggaggcagagcttgcagtgagcggagatcgcgccactgcactccagcctgggtgacagagtgagactccgtctcaaaaaaaaaaaaaaattagctgagcgtggtggcatatgcctgtaatcccagctactctagaggccgaggcaggagaattgcttgaacccagtaggtagaggttgcagtgagccaagattgtgccactgcgctccagcctgggtgacagagactctgtctcaaaaaaaaaaaatagtaagtgcAGTGGAGAACATAATTCGCAGAAAGTGCTAGAGTGTCGAGGTAGAGGTAGCAATTTTAAATGGAGTTGTTAGGGCTAAGTCCTCACTGAGAAAGTaacatttggttaaaaaaaaaaaaaaaaaaagcggcaaGCAAGGGAGCCATACAGATAGGCGGCTTGTAGGTGGTGGGAGATACATGGGATGAATTGGGACACTTGAGTTGCATGTTTGAGTAGTATGAAGGCAGAGAGCGGATAGGAGCTGCGGAACAGATGGACCAAATGGACGGGCAAGATGCCGCAAACGCAGACAGGGGCGGGAGCCGACTGAGTGTGAAGTGAGCAGCACTGCAGATCGGGCATGCAGCCACACTGGCTAGAAGGTGCCGCTGTTAGCAGAGGAGCCGGAGCTGCTCGTGGGACTCCAAAACCCATCTTGTCTTTCATGCCCACAGATGGAGATGGGTGTTGTGAGCTGGTGGTGGGCTACACAGACCGTGTGGTGCGAGCTTTCCGCTGGGAGGAGCTAGGTGAGGGTCCCGAACATCTCACAGGGCAGCTGGTGTCCCTCAAGAAATGGATGCTGGAGGGTCAGGTAAGCAGCTGACTCTGGCAAGCAAGGCCCCAGGGAGCTGGGAAGAAGGGCTCCTGGAGGAGACAGTGGGAGAGCAGTCATGGGACAGGGCCAGGATGGGGAGAAGTGAAGTCACCTTGTCAAGAGAGATCCAAAGACCATTTCGAATCAGGGGCTTAGGGGAAATTGCTAGTAACAGGCGAAGAGAAAGGCATGTTGGGCTAAGAATGAGGACTGTGAAGGTAGGTGTGGAGTGGGCCGCATCAGGACCTAGACCCCAGCTGGGTCATGCACAGGGGAAAGCATGTGGTCTGTGTGGAGAGGACGGTGCCAGGCAGGAGCCCTGGAAACTCGAAATCCTTCCCCTGCTGCTACCCTTGAAGCCCAGAGGGCTGTTCCCAAGATCCCcgccccactcccacccccgcCATTCTCTGCAGGGTCCCACTTCCTTCTGTCTCCATCTCCCTTTAATCCCATTCCCTGGCGCAGGTGGACAGCCTCTCAGTGACTCTGGGACCACTGGGTGTTCCTGAACTCATGGTGTCTCAGCCAGGCTGTGCTTATGCAATTCTACTGTGTACCTGGAAAAAGGACACTGGGTCCCCTCCTGCCTCCGAAGGGCCCACGGATGGCAGTAGGTAAGGGGGTACAGGCCTATGGATGGTGTGGGGGTGCATGGAAGCAGGATGGGCTCCCAGATGGCACGTGGTAGTCAAATGGGTCTGCAGTTGGCAGAGCTGCCTCATCTAGGTCCCAGCCCGAGCACCTTTGCCCCACTGGGGAAGATTACGTTAGGACCGAGGGAATCCTGGGCTCTAACTCTGTAGCACCTGAAAGAGGTCCTGAGATTCCAACCTGGCAGCGCCATCCCTGTCTCTTCTCTTTGCCACATGGACCAGATAGGGTCAGTGGCAGGTTTCTAAGCTGATTCAAATCCCAGAAGCTCTTGCAGGGATATGGGTTACAAAGGGCTGGAGAACTCAGCTCACTTGGTCTCTCGCTTGATCCTTCCACCCTCCCGTGTACAGGGAGACCCCAGCTACCCGAGATGTGGTGCTGCACCAGACATCTGGCCGTATCCACAACAAGAATGTCTCCACTCACCTAATTGGCAACATCAAACAAGGTGAAAGTGCagtgggggtgagggagggagatGAGGGGCAGCCGTCAGTTCTGGGAGAGTGGAGATCCATAGCTTGCCCCTCATTTCGAGCCCTGTCCTTTCCCTGCTGCTGCAGAATGCCCCTCTCCCCGTAGGCTCTGACCTTgccctgcccttgacattttCTTCCTCTGGTCCTCCTGTCCTACCCACAGGCCACGGCACTGAGAGTAGTGGCTCTGGCCTCTTTGCCCTGTGCACCCTGGATGGTGAGCAATGCTGGGATGGGGCGTGGGGGCTGTATGCCTGTAGGGTCTGCTCGGGGCCTATCCCACCCATGCTCAGCCTGCCTCTCCCCCCGGCAGGGACACTGAAGCTcatggaagaaatggaagaagcaGACAAGCTGCTGTGGTCagtgcaggtggatcaccagctCTTTGCCCTGGAGAAACTGGATGTCACTGTGAGTGGAAAACCTGGCAGAGCAGAACATTCTTGCATTTTCCACATGGAGAGATGAGATTTGGAATAATCAGGCTATTCTCACATCCCAGGGAACTCCCAACCTTTATCTTTagtctctgtgtcttttttttttttttttttttttttttttttttgagacaggatttccctctatcccctagtctggagtgcagtggcatgatcttggttcactgcaacctttgtctgaAGCCATCCTGTCACCTgaacctcctgagaagctgggactacaggcgtgtgcccccacacttggctaattttcctaaactttttgtaaagatgagatcTCACCATatatggtttcaaactcctgggctcaagcaatcctctcgtcttggcctcccaaagtgttggaatcacaggcgtaagccactgtgcccggccttaagtCCCTTTAGATAGGTCTAAATCCATCTGAAGCGAGTTTGTTTCCTCTTACTCTACCGTAGTTAACGCTATACCGTGCTGTTAGAAGTCTGTCATTTCCATAACTTCAGCAGAAGTAGTAGCCCTAAAGAAAAGTTACTGTAAGAGCCTGGAAGTATGTTATTCGTCCCAACTCCAGAGGCATATTTTGTAGGTTTTTCTTATCCATATATAAATCTCTATTTAATGTCACTATGGCCCCTGAATCAGCAGGCAGGGGCTACACTTTATATTGTCGTCAGGCATGCTTGTTGGTTTAGGAGAAGaggcagacctgggtttgagtcctgatTCTGCTGCCTCCTAGCTGAGTGGCCTTGGGTAAGTGACTCTATTTCTACAAGCTGAGGTTTCCTCAGTATAGAATTGCCTACTTCCTACGGTGGCTGTGAGCATTATGTGACAGCTCATTTGACAGTCCCATTTACTGCCCAGCCCATGGGTGAAATTCCTCCCCAGCTGGCTGTTTGTCATCCAGAGTCCAGTCCGCAGCTCCTTTATGTTCCTTGTCTCTGGCCTTTTTCAGGGCAACGGGCATGAGGAGGTAGTTGCATGCGCCTGGGATGGACAGACATACATCATTGACCACAACCGCACCGTTGTCCGCTTCCAAGTGGATGAAAACATCCGTGCCTTCTGTGCAGGTGACCCCCGCCCTCATGGCCCCTTTCTGACCACACTTAAGTTAGACAGGCGTGTTAGATATGCCAGGGAAGTGTTTGCCCCTCACTTCCCTTTCTGCTGTATCCCCTGATGGAAGTCTTCATTCACCAATGAGTTCTTCAGCTCTTTTgtttgggggtgaggggtggTCGCTACATTGCCATCTTGACAatcttaaataagaaataaaagacagcAGCATCTCCACCCcggaatattttaaagaatggcATGAGTTTCTGTCATCGGTCTGGGATGTGTGAAGACATCAGGAAGTTCTTTTCCACCTGAGCATGCCAGGTCTCTGTGGAGAAAGGTCtcctagaacattttcattagtTCCAAGTCAGGGGCCTTGGGAGGCAGCACTCACTCTCTGGGTGACTGGGTGATGCCTTTGGAAGGAGGGATTGGCACCGAAGAGAAGCCTTACTTTGTGATCGTGTTCTGCTAGTCTCGCCCTTGGGCGAGCAAGGCCGTCCCTCATCACTCCAGGGGTATCACTAAGATGGGAAAATCAACAAATAGCACCTTTTTGGATTCTGTTCTGCCTGGGTTTTGTTGCTATGGTTTTTCTACATCTGAAGTGAGCCAGGTCTTTTCTCATCTTATCTGTTTTACTGAGTTcctaacagaaaacaaatagagaacctttcatttttttccgGACATCAGTGGAGGATAGGAAGTGCTGACTCGAAGGTCTGTGTTTTGCTGTCTGCCCCCCACCACCAGCACTGAAACTTCCTGACCTTTGTCCCCCTGCCACATCTTCCAGGCCTGTATGCCTGCAAAGAGGGCCGTAACAGCCCCTGCCTCGTATATGTCACTTTCAACCAGAAGATCTATGTGTACTGGGAGGTGCAGCTGGAGCGGATGGAGTCTACCAATCTGCTGAAACTGCTGGAAAGCAAGCCGGAGTACCACAGCCTGCTGCAGGAGCTGGGTGTGGGTGAGTCCCAGAAAAGCCAGTGGCCTGGGTGCCCAGGAGACCCACAGCCTCTCACCCACCCCTTCTTGGCTCTCAGATCCTGACGACCTCCCTGTGACTCGTGCCCTGCTTCACCAAACGCTCTACCATCCAGACCAGCCACCACAGTGTGCTTCCTCAAGCCTCCAGGATCCCACCTAGCCGTACTTGCCTCAGAGCTGGTGAAGGATTCTTCCGAACCCCCACCCTACCCCCTAAAGGTATCTGTGATATTGGCAGGATAGGGAATATGCATTACAGAAATGCAGGATTTGACTCTGGACATGAAAGATGGCAGCAGCGCTAGGGTGACCATGAACTATAGACCTTGCAGTCTTTTTGGTGAAAGAAGAGACAAGTTGACCCTCTGCCCATTTCCTTGTGGACCTCATCCATCACGCCAGCAGGGTCCTAGGACCCTGGCCTTGTTCCAGATCATCTGGGACATGTCCCACTTCCCACTTTGACTGTGTTGAAAACAGAGACTTGTTTGCGTGGCCCCAACACCCATAAGGAAACCAGGCTTTAGGCCCAGGGGGGCAGTGGAGGTAAGGGCTCCACCCCATCTTACGCTCTGTCTTCCATGGCATAATTCCAAGTTCTTGACGTTGGTAATTGTTAAAGGAATGgcaaactgttttgttttgagggaTCTTTCTACAGTCTGGTCTCACCCATGTTCCTAGCAACCCTGAGATGATTTTCCTCCATTTACCAAAGCAGCTGGGTCAGTGCTTTCTCGTGTTGCCATATTCTTCAGGTATTAGTGAGCTTCAGAAGCCCTGCTCCCATTTTTCCACCCACCCATTCCCCCATAAAAAAGCTTATTGTCTCTAAGACAATAGTCATTTAAAATGTGATGCAGGTTTATGATCCAGACCACAATCAGAATTATATCTTGGGTCATTTATGTGCCGTCTGTTCTTGATTCTCAGTGCTCTAAGTCGgtgtttttcaaactgtggtTGCAGTCCTTTGGTGGATTATGGCCAGCATTTTTAGAATAGGTAGaatagaataaagtaaaatagaaaacagcagaGTGCATTGCTCGCAGTGTGGGTAAGTATTGTTTTGTTACAGTCATATGTGCGCGTGTGTACTGAGTGCCATGTGAAATGTATTCCTGCTGTGGTCAGAGGCGTTTGAAAGCCATTGCTTTCAGATTGCTCTCAATTATACTGACCCTAGTCAGGTGGGTCAGCCTGGGCGAGGGCCCACATTCCCATTTCCTTTCTGTAAGGGACAGCGGGCAGAGTTATCATTCAGCTCTTGACAGGCAGGGAGGAAGACCAGAGAAGAACATTGACATAGAGAAACAAGAGTTTATTCCAATGGAGAAGCAGCTGAACCGAGGGCTTGCCACTGGGCCTGGGGTCTGCAGTTACAGAAGCAGCAGGAAGCAGACAAGGAAAGGCACAGCACAGGACCCAGGAAAGCGGACCTTGTGGAGCAAGGCAGTGAGGGAGAGGAAAGCTtttaggattttgagaccaggtACTATGGCACACGTGATAAGTGagcccctctcctttccttctgagggCAGGGGAGGCAGCCGGGAAAGGTCAGGCCAGGTGTCGCAAGCAGCTCCTCGCATCccggttcttctctcttttttttttttttttttttttttgagacggagtctcgcgctgttgcccaggctgcgatctcggctcactgcaagctccacctcccgggttcacgccattctgctgcctcagcctcctgagtagctgggattacaggggcccgccactgcgcccggctaattttttgtatttttagtagagacggggtttcactgtggtctcgacctcctgaccttgtgattcgcccgcctcggcctcccaaagtgctgggattacagggcgtgagccacggcgcccggccccgGTTCTTCTCTAACCCAGTCTACCCCAGGCTCAGGACTCTGTCTCAGCCCAAGGGTCCCACCCAGTTCAGGTTAGCTCTACCACTGTCCTCCTCTCcccctgtttgtttgtttatttttggagactCCTTGGGTCTCACTCcttcgcccaagctggagtccaatggcacaaacttggctcacaacaatcttgtgcctcagccttccaagtagctgggattacaggtgagcaccaccatacctggctaatttttgtattttttagtagagatggggttctgccatattacccaggctggtctcaaactcctgacattaagtcatccacccgcctcagcctcccaaagtgctgggattacaggcatgagtcattgcgcccggcctctttctttacTCCTAATCCATGATTTGAGAGACTCACACCAGCCAGAAAGACTCTCAGCGGTCTGGCGTCTGAAGCTTCGGGTTCTTCTCTTCACAGTGAATTCAGAAAAGCCTCTCTCTCCTGACAGACCccaaacttcaaaaaaaaagaaaatgcctctGTCTTTTTGCTTTGGCAAAGCCTGGCGGGGGGTTAGAAAGCCCCTGATTCCAGGACAAGGCGAGCTGAAGCTCAAGAGACCAGAGACGGGGATGGGAAGAAGGCCTAACGAGGTGGGTAGTTCCAGAAATCAGAAAGAATACTAAATAGATTCAGTCTGAGTGGTGACAGCCTCACTGTCCTGTCTGCCTCGTAGGAGCAGTTCTCTACAAGgctctgccacacacacacccaaagtTCAGGGGCTCGGTGGGTACAAAAAGCAAGTGGAGAAGGATAAATACCTAGTGTTAATAGCAGAAGTATGTCCAAGGTTTTGCACAGGGTAATCAAACAATAACTGGCTTCAGACATTTGCAGCcccagaaaaataactaatgaaagCTCTCAGCCTTATGAGATGGACATTCCTATACTAACTCCATCTCTTTGTTGTATTGAATTCTGTCTCATGTTTCTTCCCCCACATCTGTGCAGATGTGCACAGAATCCAAGAGGCAGACACCA from the Macaca thibetana thibetana isolate TM-01 chromosome 11, ASM2454274v1, whole genome shotgun sequence genome contains:
- the ITFG2 gene encoding KICSTOR complex protein ITFG2 isoform X2 — encoded protein: MRSVSYVQRVALEFSGSLFPHAICLGDVDNDTNLLVAVSAEGWFHLFDLTPAKVLDASGHHETLMGEEQRPVFKQHIPANTKVMLISDIDGDGCCELVVGYTDRVVRAFRWEELGEGPEHLTGQLVSLKKWMLEGQVDSLSVTLGPLGVPELMVSQPGCAYAILLCTWKKDTGSPPASEGPTDGSRETPATRDVVLHQTSGRIHNKNVSTHLIGNIKQGHGTESSGSGLFALCTLDGTLKLMEEMEEADKLLWSVQVDHQLFALEKLDVTGNGHEEVVACAWDGQTYIIDHNRTVVRFQVDENIRAFCAGLYACKEGRNSPCLVYVTFNQKIYVYWEVQLERMESTNLLKLLESKPEYHSLLQELGVDPDDLPVTRALLHQTLYHPDQPPQCASSSLQDPT
- the ITFG2 gene encoding KICSTOR complex protein ITFG2 isoform X1 yields the protein MRSVSYVQRVALEFSGSLFPHAICLGDVDNDTLNELVVGDTSGKVSVYKNDDSRPWLTCSCQGMLTCVGVGDVCNKGKNLLVAVSAEGWFHLFDLTPAKVLDASGHHETLMGEEQRPVFKQHIPANTKVMLISDIDGDGCCELVVGYTDRVVRAFRWEELGEGPEHLTGQLVSLKKWMLEGQVDSLSVTLGPLGVPELMVSQPGCAYAILLCTWKKDTGSPPASEGPTDGSRETPATRDVVLHQTSGRIHNKNVSTHLIGNIKQGHGTESSGSGLFALCTLDGTLKLMEEMEEADKLLWSVQVDHQLFALEKLDVTGNGHEEVVACAWDGQTYIIDHNRTVVRFQVDENIRAFCAGLYACKEGRNSPCLVYVTFNQKIYVYWEVQLERMESTNLLKLLESKPEYHSLLQELGVDPDDLPVTRALLHQTLYHPDQPPQCASSSLQDPT